One region of Chryseobacterium muglaense genomic DNA includes:
- a CDS encoding HAD family hydrolase yields MSLKAVLFDMDGVIVDTEPLHRKAYFKTFNQLEIEVSEDLYTSFTGASTKRVCETLISEFNLTHTHEDITHIKRTHFKDYFYNDAEFDLIPGVRKLIEHYYENNVKLIVASSASMTTINMVFDKFGLEKYFSGKISGADLKESKPHPEIFQLAAKMANEPIENCMVIEDSTNGILAAHKANIFCTAYKSFHSHNQDYSLANIVITDYSEIEVDKISRHF; encoded by the coding sequence ATGTCCTTAAAAGCTGTGCTTTTCGATATGGATGGGGTAATTGTTGATACAGAACCTCTTCATAGAAAAGCTTATTTCAAAACATTCAACCAGCTAGAAATTGAGGTTTCTGAAGACCTCTACACCTCTTTTACAGGAGCTTCGACCAAAAGAGTTTGTGAAACTTTAATTTCTGAGTTTAATTTAACACATACTCACGAAGATATCACCCATATTAAAAGAACTCATTTCAAAGATTACTTTTACAACGATGCCGAATTTGATTTAATTCCAGGAGTAAGAAAATTAATCGAACATTATTACGAAAATAACGTTAAATTAATTGTTGCTTCTTCGGCAAGTATGACAACCATTAATATGGTTTTTGATAAGTTTGGTTTAGAAAAATACTTCAGCGGGAAAATCAGCGGTGCCGATTTAAAAGAATCAAAACCTCATCCTGAAATTTTCCAGCTTGCTGCAAAAATGGCCAACGAACCGATTGAAAACTGTATGGTTATTGAAGATTCTACCAACGGAATTTTAGCGGCACATAAAGCCAATATTTTCTGTACAGCTTATAAAAGTTTTCATTCCCATAATCAGGATTACAGTTTGGCAAATATTGTCATTACTGACTATTCTGAAATCGAAGTTGATAAAATTTCTAGACATTTTTAA